Genomic DNA from Klebsiella variicola:
CCGACAAAGACGGCGCGGCCTCATTCTATGTTGTCGACACGTCGGACTACGGCAATGGCGGCAACTGGCGCGTCACGGCTGACCTCTATAAAGACAACGCGCCGCAAGCGGATGCGCCGAAAAATCGCATCATCAATGGCGTGGTAGAACTGCCGAAAGATCAGGCCGTGACGCTGATGCCTTACGACACTGTCACCGTTCAGGGCTTCTATCGCAGCCAGCCGGAAGTCAATGATGCCATCACCAAAGCGGCAAAAGCGAAAGGCGCCTATGCGTTCTTTATCGTGCGCCAGGTGGATGCCAACCAGGGCGGCAACCAGCGCATTACCGCTTATATCTATAAAAAAGATGCTGAAAAACGCGTGCTGCAGAGCCCGGACGCCATCCCGGCAGACTCTGACGCCGGTCGCGCGGCGCTGGCCAAAGGCGGTGAAGCCGCGAAAAACGTGGAAATCCCGGGCGTCGCCACCACCGCGGCTGTGGGCTCAGGCACTGGCGTCGGTCGTTTCTTCGAGACCCAGTCTTCCAAAGGCGGGCGTTACACTGTCACGCTGCCGGACGGCACAAAAGTGGAAGAAGTGAACAAAGTGACCGCGGCGCAAATGGTGCCGTTCGATAATATCCAGTTCACCGGCAACTACGGCAACATGACGGAAATCTCCTATCAGACGGCGAAACGCGCGGCGAAGAAAGGGGCGAAGTACTACCACATCACCCGTCAGTGGCAGGAACGCGGCGGCAACATCACCATCAGCGCTGATTTGTACAAATAATCACTGCTGACTGGCTAAAAAGGCGGCGCAATGCCGCCTTTTCATTTTTTTTCATCCCCCGCCATTGCATGGCTCCCGGACACTCCGTAAAATCCCGCGCCTTAGCGCAATCCTCCATTTTTATGCGATTTCGCAAAATAAATATTCTGGAACAGCCATTTTCACCTCGGGAATGCAATGGAAAAGAAACTGGGCCTGAGCGCCCTGACCGCCCTGGTCCTTAGCTCAATGCTCGGCGCTGGCGTATTCAGTTTGCCGCAAAATATGGCTGCCGTAGCCAGCCCCTCCGCTTTGCTTATCGGCTGGGCCATCACCGGCGTCGGGATCCTGTTCCTCGCCTTCGCCATGCTGCTGTTAACCCGCATTCGCCCCGACCTCGACGGCGGGATCTTCACCTACGCCCGCGAAGGGTTCGGTGAGCTGATTGGCTTCTGTTCCGCCTGGGGATACTGGCTCTGCGCGGTGATCGCCAACGTCTCCTATCTGGTCATCGTCTTTTCGGCGCTCAGTTTCTTCACCGATACCCCTGAGCTGCGCCTGTTTGGCGATGGCAACACCTGGCAGTCTATCGCTGGCGCTTCGGTTTTGCTGTGGGTTGTCCATTTTCTGGTCCTGCGCGGCGTGCAGACGGCGGCGGGGATTAACCTGGTGGCCACCCTCGCCAAACTCCTGCCGCTGGGCGCGTTTATCGCGCTCGCCGCCCTGGCCTTCCAGCTGGATACGTTCCGCCTCGATTTCCGCGGACTGGCGCTGGGAATCCCCGTGTGGGAGCAGGTTAAAAACACCATGCTGATCACCCTGTGGGTGTTTATTGGCGTGGAAGGTGCCGTCGTGGTTTCTGCCCGCGCCCGACACAAGCGCGATGTCGGTCGCGCAACGCTGCTGGCGGTGCTCTCCGCCCTCACGGTCTATCTGCTGGTCACCCTGCTGTCGCTGGGCGTGGTGCCGCGCAGCGAACTGGCCGGTATGCGTAACCCGTCGATGGCGGGACTGATGGTCAACATGATGGGTTCGTGGGGAGAAATCGTGATTGCGGCGGGCCTGATCGTGTCGGTGTGTGGCGCCTACCTGAGCTGGACGATTATGGCTGCGGAAGTGCCTTTCCTGGCCGCCACGCATAAAGCCTTCCCGCGCCTGTTTGCCCGCCAGAACAGCAACAATGCCCCGTCCGCCTCGCTGTGGCTGACCAATATCAGCGTTCAGGTATCGCTGGTGCTGATCTGGTTGACCGGGTCGGACTACGGCACCCTGCTGACCATCGCCTCAGAGATGATCCTCGTTCCCTATCTGCTGGTCGGCGCCTTTCTGCTGAAAATCGCCACTCGCCCGCTGCACAAAGCGGTGGGTATCGGCGCCTGCATTTATGGCTTATGGTTATTATACGCGTCGGGACCTGTGCATTTGCTGTTGTCGGTGGTACTTTACGCTCCGGGTCTTCTGGTCTTTTTGTACGCTCGACGTACGCACCAGCACGATCGTTCGCTCAAACGCCGCGAATTGGCGCTAATTGGTTTATTGCTGGTTGCCGCTGTGCCGGCAACGTGGATGCTGGTGGGGTAAGCGCTCGCCCTGCCGCAGAACGCATAGGAGATACCCATGGCTGAACAACAGCCCCGCCCGGTTCTGATCACAGGAGGAGGCCGCCGCATCGGTCTCGCGCTGGCACACCATTTTCTGCTGCAACACCAGCCGGTCATCGTCAGCTATCGCACGCCCTATCCGGCAATCGATGGCCTGCGCGACGCGGGCGCCCTCTGTCTGCAGGCCGATTTCAGCAGCGATGACGGCATACTGACCTTCGCCGAAGCGGTCAAATCGCACACCAGCGGCCTGCGCGCCATCATCCACAACGCCAGCGACTGGATGGCGGAGAAGCCGGGAGTTGCGCTGAGCACAGTGATCAACCGCATGATGCAGATCCACGTCCATGCCCCCTACCTGCTCAACCACGCGCTGGAGGATCTGCTGCGCGGCCACGGCCATGCCGCCAGTGATATTATCCATATTACCGATTACGTCGTGGAGCGCGGCAGCGATAAACATATCGCCTACGCCGCCAGCAAAGCCGCGCTGGACAATATGACCCGCTCCTTCGCCCGCAAGCTGGCGCCGGAGATCAAGGTCAACGCCATCGCCCCGTCGCTGATTATGTTTAATGAGGGTGACGACGAAGCCTATCGTCAGCAGGCGCTGGATAAATCGCTGATGAAAATCGCCCCAGGCGAAAAAGAGATTAGCGACCTTATCGACTATCTGTTTACCAGCCGCTACGTCACCGGCCGGTCCTTCGCCGTCGACGGCGGCCGCCCGCTGCGCTAGTGGAAGTGGTTCCAGCCCAGGATTAACAGCCAGGCGCATAGCCCCCAGCATCCCACCGCGCCTGCCAGCGCCAACGGCAGGCGCATGATCCCGGTGAAGTACCACAGCGATACCAAATAGACAAAATAGGGAATAATCGACCACATGCCGAACACGATGGTGGCGCGCAGGGCTTCAATACCGCGCTCGCTGGCGACGATATAGTGGGCGATGAGCGCAAAGGTAGGAAACAGCGGGATCAGCCCGGCGAGAGCGTAATTTTTCGTTTTTGCCAGCACGCCAATCAGCACCACCACCAGCGCACCCAGCAGCCCTTTGATTAACAGCCCCATGTCCTTATGCCTTAACAATGAATCAACAAGTTAGCGCAGCATAGCGGAAATAGCGCTGTTTATAAAAGAGTAATGGCGGGTAAAATAGACGCAGTGTATGTTACTTCTTTTACTGATGTGCAATAGACATGAATAAAATCGTTTTTGTTGAGGATGACCCTGAGGTTGGGGCGCTGATCGCCGCCTATCTCGGCAAGCATGATATGGAGGTGGTGGTCGAGCCTCGCGGCGACCGCGCAGAGGACGTGATCGCGCGGGAGAAACCGGACCTCGTGCTGCTGGACATTATGCTGCCCGGCAAAGACGGGATGACGCTCTGCCGCGATCTGCGCGGGCAATGGCAAGGGCCCATTGTCCTGCTGACCTCACTCGACAGCGACATGAACCATATCCTCTCCCTGGAGATGGGCGCCAGCGATTATATCCTGAAAACCACACCGCCAGCGGTGCTTCTCGCGCGACTGCGTCTGCATTTACGCCAGCATATCGCTCCGGCGGGCGCCGGCGCCGGTACCCCGGCAACGCTCACGCCGCACAAAACCATCTCCTTTGGTTCGCTGACCATTGACCCGGTCAACCGCCAGGTGCTGCTCGGCGGAGAAAGCGTCGCATTGTCGACGGCCGATTTCGATCTGCTGTGGGAGCTGGCCACCCACGCCGGGCAAATTATGGACCGCGACGCGCTGCTGAAAAATTTACGCGGCGTCACCTACGACGGGATGGATCGCAGCGTTGACGTGGCTATCTCCCGCCTGCGCAAAAAACTGCTCGACAACGCCACGGAGCCCTATCGTATTAAGACCGTTCGCAACAAAGGCTACCTGTTCGCCCCACACGCCTGGGACAACTAAGCTCCTCCCGCGGCCCTGCGAGGGGCCCGTTTTATGGCGCACTCCCCGACAGTAACCACCTCAACTTTTACTGCTTAGGGCAACTGCGCGGGTTTCCCTCTGCGCGCCCGCTGCCCGCTGCGAATTAGTCATATTGCGTAAATCAATAGATTTAGCCGTACAGTTCCCCATCACATAAGCCTTCAATATGATTGTGCTCAAGGACTTACTGTTATCAGAGTGGCATAAAGCCTGAAAACACAGGACTTTTGCATGATGAAATACGTTGTACTTTTGGCACTCTCACTCTTCACTTCACTCTCTGGTTGGGCTTTTTCCCTCGACAACGCCGATATTCGACTCCTCTGTCCACAGCGCGGGCAAATCGAGGTGATCCTCCACCGCTATGAACATACCCAGCAATCCTGGGGACAGCATCACTTTGAAACGGGAGGCGGCCACGTTCGCCAGGGACCGCTGCTGGTGATCCCGTTTGCCAACCTCGATCAGATGATTTACCACCAGACCACCGGCGAATTTGCTTACTGGTATGCCAAAACGGAAAAGCTGGTGCGCTGTCGTCTGCTGAGTCTGACGACCCTCTATCCGGTGGATATTCCCTACTTTCGCGAGTAGCGATACCCCGCTCAACGCTCCAGGGTAATGCAGGTCTGGTGGTTATAATTAATTTGTGACAACGTCACTAATTCAGATATTCCCGGCCGATATCATCCCGGATGACGCGACCTATACCGGGTATACCGGCGCCACAAAGATGGCAAAGCGCAACACGCCGGGCCCCCAAAGATGGTCGTTTTACAATAAATTTTCATTGTTCTAGTGTGAGTTAACTCAACACTCACGCGGTACGGGAGAGACAATGGGACGGTTCTCAGGTAAGAAAATTGTGATTACAGGGGCGAGCAGCGGTATTGGTCTGGCGGGGGCAATGCGCATTATTGATGAAGGGGGCGAAGTGATGCTGACCGGACGCCATCAGCAAAAACTGGCGTCGTTACGCACATTGCTGCCCGAGCGCGCCTGGTTTCTTCAGAACGATGGCGCGAAACCTGAGGCGGCGCATGCCCTCGCCGAGTCTGTAGAATCATTTGGCATGCTGGATGGCCTGTGGCTGAACGCCGGGCAGCTCGCCTTTTCTACGGTGGAAAATACCACCGAAACGCAGTTCGATACCATCATGGCCAACAACGTCCGTTCCCAGTATGTGGTGGATGGCGGACTGCTGCGCTTATAAGGGCTCCGTCATTATTTATGCGTAAGGGATGTTGTCAGTGAGGGTGAACCCTGCTTTGATAGCGCATTAAACCGGGCGTGAAACGTAGAAGTGATTTTGCGGTATATTCTGCCGTGACAAACGCCCTGGACTGCGGTCTGGTTTCGTTCCTGCATCACCGCTTTAGCGGAAAGACACATACCACACCGCGCCATGAAGGCAAAAGATAGGTAATTAACATTCTGATTTAAGTGAGATTTAATGAAAAAGCTGTTTGTGCAGTTCTATCTTTTGCTCTTCGTTTGTTTTCTGGTAATGACCATGCTGGTCGGTCTGGTCTATAAATTTACCGCTGAGCGCGCCGGACGACAGTCGCTGGACGATTTGATGAAAAGTTCGCTGTATCTGATGCGCAGC
This window encodes:
- the rstA gene encoding two-component system response regulator RstA; this encodes MNKIVFVEDDPEVGALIAAYLGKHDMEVVVEPRGDRAEDVIAREKPDLVLLDIMLPGKDGMTLCRDLRGQWQGPIVLLTSLDSDMNHILSLEMGASDYILKTTPPAVLLARLRLHLRQHIAPAGAGAGTPATLTPHKTISFGSLTIDPVNRQVLLGGESVALSTADFDLLWELATHAGQIMDRDALLKNLRGVTYDGMDRSVDVAISRLRKKLLDNATEPYRIKTVRNKGYLFAPHAWDN
- a CDS encoding SDR family NAD(P)-dependent oxidoreductase, with protein sequence MGRFSGKKIVITGASSGIGLAGAMRIIDEGGEVMLTGRHQQKLASLRTLLPERAWFLQNDGAKPEAAHALAESVESFGMLDGLWLNAGQLAFSTVENTTETQFDTIMANNVRSQYVVDGGLLRL
- a CDS encoding GlpM family protein encodes the protein MGLLIKGLLGALVVVLIGVLAKTKNYALAGLIPLFPTFALIAHYIVASERGIEALRATIVFGMWSIIPYFVYLVSLWYFTGIMRLPLALAGAVGCWGLCAWLLILGWNHFH
- the folM gene encoding dihydromonapterin reductase, whose protein sequence is MAEQQPRPVLITGGGRRIGLALAHHFLLQHQPVIVSYRTPYPAIDGLRDAGALCLQADFSSDDGILTFAEAVKSHTSGLRAIIHNASDWMAEKPGVALSTVINRMMQIHVHAPYLLNHALEDLLRGHGHAASDIIHITDYVVERGSDKHIAYAASKAALDNMTRSFARKLAPEIKVNAIAPSLIMFNEGDDEAYRQQALDKSLMKIAPGEKEISDLIDYLFTSRYVTGRSFAVDGGRPLR
- a CDS encoding amino acid permease, which codes for MEKKLGLSALTALVLSSMLGAGVFSLPQNMAAVASPSALLIGWAITGVGILFLAFAMLLLTRIRPDLDGGIFTYAREGFGELIGFCSAWGYWLCAVIANVSYLVIVFSALSFFTDTPELRLFGDGNTWQSIAGASVLLWVVHFLVLRGVQTAAGINLVATLAKLLPLGAFIALAALAFQLDTFRLDFRGLALGIPVWEQVKNTMLITLWVFIGVEGAVVVSARARHKRDVGRATLLAVLSALTVYLLVTLLSLGVVPRSELAGMRNPSMAGLMVNMMGSWGEIVIAAGLIVSVCGAYLSWTIMAAEVPFLAATHKAFPRLFARQNSNNAPSASLWLTNISVQVSLVLIWLTGSDYGTLLTIASEMILVPYLLVGAFLLKIATRPLHKAVGIGACIYGLWLLYASGPVHLLLSVVLYAPGLLVFLYARRTHQHDRSLKRRELALIGLLLVAAVPATWMLVG
- the ydgH gene encoding DUF1471 family protein YdgH is translated as MKLKNTLLASALLTTATLSAHAATELTPEQAAALKPYDRVVVTGRFNAIGDAVQAVSRKADKDGAASFYVVDTSDYGNGGNWRVTADLYKDNAPQADAPKNRIINGVVELPKDQAVTLMPYDTVTVQGFYRSQPEVNDAITKAAKAKGAYAFFIVRQVDANQGGNQRITAYIYKKDAEKRVLQSPDAIPADSDAGRAALAKGGEAAKNVEIPGVATTAAVGSGTGVGRFFETQSSKGGRYTVTLPDGTKVEEVNKVTAAQMVPFDNIQFTGNYGNMTEISYQTAKRAAKKGAKYYHITRQWQERGGNITISADLYK